Proteins found in one Falsirhodobacter algicola genomic segment:
- the ilvC gene encoding ketol-acid reductoisomerase: MRVYYDRDCDINLIKDKKVAILGYGSQGHAHALNLRDSGAKNLVVALRDGSPSAKKAEAEGLKVMGIAEAAAWCDLIMFTMPDELQAETYKKYVHDNLKEGAAIAFAHGLNVHFGLIEPKPGVDVLMMAPKGPGHTVRGEYTKGGGVPCLVAVHNDASGRAMEIGLSYCSAIGGGRSGIIETNFRQECETDLFGEQAVLCGGLVELIRMGFETLVEAGYEPEMAYFECLHEVKLIVDLIYEGGIANMNYSISNTAEYGEYVSGPRILPYEETKKRMKEVLTDIQTGKFVRDFMQENAVGQPFFKATRRLNDEHQIEQVGEKLRGMMPWISKGKMVDRERN; this comes from the coding sequence ATGCGCGTCTATTACGATCGCGATTGCGACATCAACCTGATCAAGGACAAGAAGGTCGCGATCCTCGGCTACGGCAGCCAAGGTCACGCCCATGCGCTGAACCTGCGCGATTCGGGTGCGAAGAACCTCGTCGTGGCGCTGCGCGACGGCTCCCCCTCGGCCAAGAAGGCCGAAGCGGAAGGCCTGAAGGTCATGGGCATCGCCGAGGCCGCCGCATGGTGCGACCTGATCATGTTCACCATGCCCGACGAGCTGCAGGCCGAGACGTACAAGAAATACGTCCATGATAACCTGAAGGAAGGCGCCGCCATCGCCTTCGCCCATGGCCTGAACGTGCATTTCGGCCTGATCGAGCCGAAGCCGGGCGTCGATGTGCTGATGATGGCCCCCAAAGGCCCCGGTCACACCGTGCGCGGCGAATACACCAAAGGCGGCGGCGTGCCGTGCCTCGTGGCCGTGCATAACGACGCCTCGGGCCGCGCGATGGAAATCGGTCTGTCCTACTGCTCCGCCATCGGCGGCGGTCGTTCGGGCATCATCGAGACGAACTTCCGTCAAGAATGCGAAACCGACCTCTTCGGCGAGCAGGCCGTGCTGTGCGGCGGCCTCGTGGAACTGATCCGCATGGGCTTCGAGACGCTGGTCGAGGCCGGTTACGAACCCGAGATGGCCTATTTCGAGTGCCTGCACGAGGTGAAGCTGATCGTGGACCTGATCTACGAAGGCGGCATCGCGAACATGAACTACTCGATCTCAAACACGGCCGAATACGGCGAATACGTGTCGGGCCCGCGCATCCTGCCCTACGAGGAAACCAAGAAGCGCATGAAGGAGGTCCTCACGGACATCCAGACCGGCAAGTTCGTCCGCGATTTCATGCAGGAAAACGCCGTGGGTCAGCCGTTCTTCAAGGCCACGCGCCGCCTGAACGACGAACACCAGATCGAACAGGTCGGCGAGAAGCTGCGCGGCATGATGCCTTGGATCTCCAAGGGCAAGATGGTCGACCGCGAGCGGAACTGA
- a CDS encoding Lrp/AsnC family transcriptional regulator: MLDDTDRRLLRHLLGDPTLSTGDLAEQTGVSAATVWRRLERLAEQGIIRAQEAVIDWRALGYGVEVSLRFTLDKTAPRAFDDFIAAARSVPEVLAIETFLGRVDLRLNVIARDMAHWQDIYRDRILTLPHISDIEALMLVSTLKNAEALPV, translated from the coding sequence ATGCTCGACGATACAGACCGCCGGCTGCTGCGGCATCTTCTGGGCGATCCCACGCTGTCCACGGGCGATCTGGCCGAACAGACGGGCGTGTCGGCGGCCACGGTCTGGCGCCGCTTGGAACGTCTGGCCGAGCAGGGGATCATCCGCGCGCAAGAAGCGGTGATCGATTGGCGCGCCCTTGGGTACGGGGTGGAGGTGTCGCTGCGCTTCACGCTCGACAAGACCGCGCCGCGCGCCTTCGACGATTTCATCGCCGCCGCCCGCAGCGTGCCCGAGGTTCTGGCGATCGAGACGTTTCTGGGCCGCGTCGATCTGCGGCTGAACGTGATCGCCCGCGACATGGCCCATTGGCAGGACATCTACCGGGACCGCATCCTGACGCTGCCGCATATTTCCGACATCGAGGCGCTGATGCTCGTCTCCACCCTCAAGAACGCGGAGGCGCTGCCGGTATGA
- a CDS encoding Lrp/AsnC family transcriptional regulator — protein MIALDDTDRALLRALAQDATQSAGALGRRLGLSQPAAWRRVRRLEQAGILAGRRIVVDRAALGFGVTVFLGIKLATKGRVSLEDFERAAMAIPEVQIVQHVLGMFDYRLRVVARDIGDFERVLRRRIMTLPGIGQVEANVLLTEERLPGPI, from the coding sequence ATGATCGCATTGGACGATACGGACCGCGCGCTGCTGCGGGCGCTGGCGCAGGATGCGACGCAATCGGCGGGGGCGCTGGGGCGGCGGCTCGGCCTGTCGCAGCCTGCGGCATGGCGGCGGGTGCGACGGCTGGAACAGGCGGGCATCCTTGCCGGGCGGCGCATCGTGGTGGATCGGGCGGCGCTGGGGTTCGGGGTGACGGTGTTCCTCGGAATTAAGCTGGCCACCAAGGGCCGCGTCAGCCTCGAGGATTTCGAGCGTGCGGCCATGGCCATCCCCGAGGTGCAGATCGTGCAGCATGTCCTTGGCATGTTCGACTACCGCCTGCGGGTCGTCGCGCGCGACATCGGCGATTTCGAACGGGTGCTGCGCCGCCGCATCATGACGCTTCCCGGCATCGGGCAGGTGGAGGCGAACGTTCTTCTGACCGAGGAACGTCTGCCCGGTCCGATCTGA
- a CDS encoding FUSC family protein, translated as MQGSAPREAWHLSSPLMRRAIYALKVALTVVLTLFVAFMFNLDHTYWALMTVPLIVRPEAGTMVWRSTARLAGTFAGGLAGCALALSFAQSPVQAIGGLALFLLLVGYLTRMQSGIDAYGYATGGFTALVITISAATDPTLAWPLTLARLTETMIPIFCGFVVMLVVFPRSVTDNAGRSLQAARGVLLGFTGDVLKADHAPPSAPEREVMVAIGAAHTDLRSLVYERSRKGWRRPGMADVAHAMDRLTVAVTALRFAQEDAPGAAASPVRAELLTLVEALAAAQTAAERVALGQRADRLTVLPEGPQPIPKGRLAAPGDVVARCLALVALRLRELAWAEALLADPEGTAPQIPARPARRPSIRRYRDHVAALQNGARPAIMLILMSIAWLGTGWSAGSSIVTIVPALTLLLPTIVPRAVRVKAGQALTLGLTAGLVIGLALMMALNHVEGFVALALLLGAAVFVIFFLAGELQLLPLAIGSMIMISVGLQFSNTPNFDPLTLFNAAAGLFLLPPCFIAALTILFPEDRGWLRSHLRRGTTRLMTRAATARSDSHDDGLDEMIDMFTDYGPGLSTDLPQDAALIRRARGALVASLCCHDLRRQEASMPAGIARHGPALRAAAWAAVRGRGVPDAPFASLAAALGPVPDDATRRYAEIAELLRSIISRHILSPNPKEGP; from the coding sequence ATGCAGGGTAGCGCCCCACGGGAGGCATGGCACCTGTCCTCGCCTCTGATGCGGCGGGCGATCTATGCGCTGAAGGTGGCGCTGACGGTGGTTCTGACGCTGTTCGTCGCCTTCATGTTCAACCTCGATCACACCTATTGGGCGCTGATGACGGTGCCGCTGATCGTCCGCCCCGAGGCGGGAACGATGGTCTGGCGCAGCACGGCGCGGCTGGCGGGCACCTTCGCGGGCGGGCTTGCGGGCTGCGCGCTGGCGCTGTCCTTCGCGCAATCGCCGGTGCAGGCGATCGGTGGGCTTGCGCTCTTTCTGCTGCTCGTCGGCTATCTGACCCGGATGCAAAGCGGGATCGACGCCTATGGCTATGCCACCGGCGGGTTCACCGCGCTGGTCATCACGATCAGCGCCGCCACCGATCCGACGCTGGCATGGCCCCTGACGCTGGCCCGCCTGACCGAGACGATGATCCCGATCTTCTGCGGCTTCGTGGTGATGCTGGTCGTCTTTCCCCGCAGCGTGACGGACAATGCGGGCCGGTCGTTGCAGGCGGCGCGGGGGGTGCTGCTGGGCTTCACCGGGGATGTGCTGAAGGCCGATCACGCCCCGCCCTCCGCCCCCGAGCGGGAGGTGATGGTGGCCATCGGCGCAGCGCATACGGATCTGCGCTCGCTCGTCTATGAGCGCTCGCGCAAGGGGTGGCGGCGGCCGGGGATGGCGGATGTCGCCCATGCGATGGACCGCTTGACCGTGGCCGTGACCGCACTGCGCTTTGCCCAAGAGGATGCGCCCGGCGCCGCCGCCAGCCCCGTACGGGCCGAGCTCTTGACGCTGGTGGAGGCGCTGGCCGCCGCGCAGACCGCCGCCGAGCGGGTGGCTCTGGGCCAGCGCGCGGACCGGCTGACCGTCTTGCCCGAAGGCCCGCAGCCGATCCCGAAGGGCCGCCTTGCCGCCCCCGGCGATGTGGTGGCCCGCTGCCTTGCGCTGGTGGCGCTGCGCCTGCGCGAATTGGCATGGGCCGAGGCGCTTCTGGCCGATCCCGAAGGCACCGCGCCGCAGATCCCGGCGCGGCCGGCGCGCCGCCCCTCCATCCGCCGCTACCGCGACCATGTGGCGGCGCTGCAGAACGGGGCGCGCCCGGCGATCATGCTGATCCTGATGTCGATCGCATGGCTGGGCACGGGCTGGTCGGCGGGGTCGTCGATCGTGACCATCGTGCCTGCCCTGACGCTGCTGCTGCCGACGATCGTGCCGCGCGCGGTGCGGGTGAAGGCGGGGCAGGCGCTGACGCTGGGGCTGACGGCGGGCCTCGTGATCGGCCTTGCGCTGATGATGGCGCTCAATCACGTCGAGGGGTTCGTGGCGCTTGCGCTGCTGCTGGGGGCCGCCGTCTTCGTCATCTTCTTTCTGGCCGGAGAGTTGCAGCTTCTGCCGCTGGCGATCGGCAGCATGATCATGATCTCGGTCGGGCTGCAATTTTCGAACACGCCCAACTTCGATCCGCTGACGCTGTTCAACGCGGCGGCGGGGCTGTTCTTGTTGCCGCCCTGTTTCATCGCGGCGCTGACCATCCTCTTCCCCGAGGATCGGGGCTGGCTGCGCAGCCATCTGCGGCGCGGCACGACGCGCCTGATGACTCGCGCCGCAACCGCCCGCAGCGACAGCCATGACGATGGTCTGGACGAGATGATCGACATGTTCACCGATTATGGGCCGGGCCTGTCCACCGATCTGCCGCAGGATGCCGCCCTGATCCGCCGCGCGCGGGGCGCGCTGGTGGCGAGCCTCTGCTGCCACGATCTGCGGCGGCAAGAGGCCTCGATGCCCGCAGGCATCGCCCGCCACGGCCCGGCGCTGCGCGCGGCGGCATGGGCGGCGGTGCGGGGGCGCGGGGTGCCGGACGCGCCCTTTGCCAGCCTTGCGGCCGCGCTCGGCCCCGTCCCGGACGACGCGACCCGCCGCTATGCCGAGATTGCCGAACTGCTGCGCAGCATCATATCGCGCCATATCCTGTCCCCAAACCCCAAGGAGGGCCCATGA
- a CDS encoding DUF1656 domain-containing protein — protein sequence MKSEIAILGLYVPGLLFCAVVASALWFLVDALMLRMAAWQWFWHPPLARLALYFLLLALAVALVPEL from the coding sequence ATGAAAAGCGAGATCGCCATTCTCGGGCTCTATGTGCCGGGGCTGCTGTTCTGCGCCGTCGTGGCGTCGGCGCTGTGGTTCCTCGTGGACGCGCTGATGCTGCGGATGGCGGCATGGCAATGGTTCTGGCATCCGCCGCTGGCGCGGCTTGCGCTCTATTTCCTTCTTCTGGCGCTTGCCGTCGCCCTCGTTCCGGAACTGTAG
- a CDS encoding HlyD family secretion protein: MIFIRLVLTAVIAIAAVFCGLYVWDQVFRDPWTRDAHVRANLVRVAPQVSGAVTEVPVANNASVQAGDLLFRIDDASYRLALAQAEANLANAKATAANARQQADRLKQIQDREALAVAAVNLEEAELQADAADADVKAAEAQLSKAQLDLSRCEVRAPVAGQVTNLGIHIGDYASTGTAAMTLIDTGSFRVDAFFMETQIDRIAVGDAARIRLMANGEELTGTVTGIASGISYAQDTSSSLLQAPEPSFQWIRLAQRIPVEIALTSQPARIGLANGLTVTARVAAED; encoded by the coding sequence ATGATCTTCATCCGCCTCGTCCTGACCGCCGTGATCGCCATCGCCGCCGTGTTCTGCGGCCTCTATGTCTGGGATCAGGTGTTCCGCGACCCGTGGACGCGCGATGCGCATGTGCGGGCGAACCTCGTGCGCGTGGCGCCGCAGGTCTCGGGCGCGGTGACGGAGGTGCCGGTGGCCAACAACGCCTCGGTGCAGGCCGGCGATCTTCTGTTCCGCATTGACGATGCCAGCTACCGCCTTGCCCTTGCGCAGGCCGAGGCGAACCTTGCCAATGCCAAAGCGACCGCCGCCAATGCCCGCCAGCAGGCCGACCGGCTGAAGCAGATCCAAGACCGCGAGGCGCTGGCCGTCGCCGCCGTCAATCTGGAGGAGGCGGAGCTTCAGGCCGATGCCGCCGATGCCGATGTGAAGGCCGCCGAGGCGCAGCTTAGCAAGGCGCAGCTCGATCTTTCGCGCTGCGAGGTCCGTGCGCCGGTGGCGGGGCAGGTGACGAACCTCGGGATCCATATCGGCGATTACGCCAGCACCGGCACCGCCGCGATGACGCTGATCGACACCGGCAGCTTCCGCGTCGATGCCTTCTTCATGGAAACGCAGATCGACCGGATCGCGGTGGGCGATGCGGCCCGCATCCGCCTGATGGCGAATGGCGAGGAACTGACAGGCACGGTGACGGGCATCGCCTCGGGGATTTCTTATGCGCAGGACACGTCCAGCTCGCTCTTGCAGGCGCCGGAGCCGTCGTTCCAATGGATCCGGCTGGCGCAGCGCATCCCGGTGGAGATCGCGCTGACCTCGCAGCCGGCGCGCATCGGGCTGGCGAACGGATTGACGGTGACGGCCCGCGTCGCCGCCGAGGACTGA
- a CDS encoding HNH endonuclease, translating into MPDPVCPLCLRPIPPDVPQSLHHLVPKLKGGAKGPTVLLHHQCHKEIHAVLTEAELAREFNTLEALRAHPRLRRFADWIAKRPPGFLSRTPGGTRKR; encoded by the coding sequence ATGCCCGATCCCGTCTGCCCCTTGTGTCTGCGGCCGATTCCGCCGGATGTGCCGCAAAGCCTGCACCACCTCGTTCCCAAGCTGAAGGGCGGGGCCAAGGGGCCGACCGTGCTGCTGCATCATCAATGTCACAAGGAAATCCACGCCGTCCTGACCGAGGCGGAATTGGCGCGGGAGTTCAACACCCTCGAGGCGCTGCGCGCCCATCCGCGCCTACGCCGCTTTGCCGATTGGATCGCGAAGCGGCCGCCGGGGTTCCTGTCGCGGACCCCCGGCGGCACGCGCAAACGTTAG
- a CDS encoding SDR family NAD(P)-dependent oxidoreductase, giving the protein MKLGLEGKLALVTGGSGGIGAATARLLLEEGARVALTDLKEDGVTAAAKDLKALGEIQTFAADLTDSADTARLYKDVTAAMGEPDILVSAAGITGAQGDFLEIDDDGWHHTMETNLMSAVRISRAAIPAMRRKGWGRVILVSSEDAEQPYVEELPYCASKAAITTLAKGLSKAYGPDNVLVNTVAPAFIASPMTDAMMRNRAEERGESFEEAIESFLKENRPGMALNRRGEAEEVAAVIVFLCSQQASFVNGANYRVDSGAVLTV; this is encoded by the coding sequence ATGAAGCTGGGACTGGAAGGTAAGCTTGCGCTGGTAACGGGCGGTTCGGGCGGCATCGGCGCCGCGACCGCACGCCTCTTGCTGGAGGAAGGCGCCCGCGTCGCCCTAACCGACCTGAAGGAGGACGGCGTGACCGCCGCCGCCAAGGACCTGAAGGCGCTGGGGGAGATCCAGACCTTCGCCGCCGACCTGACCGACAGCGCCGACACCGCCCGCCTCTACAAGGACGTGACCGCCGCCATGGGCGAGCCGGACATCCTCGTCAGCGCCGCCGGCATCACCGGCGCGCAGGGCGATTTCCTCGAGATCGACGATGACGGCTGGCACCACACGATGGAGACGAACCTGATGTCGGCCGTCCGCATCAGCCGCGCCGCCATCCCCGCCATGCGCCGCAAGGGCTGGGGCCGCGTCATCCTCGTCAGTTCCGAGGATGCCGAGCAGCCCTATGTCGAAGAGCTGCCCTATTGCGCCAGCAAGGCCGCGATCACGACGCTGGCCAAGGGTCTGTCGAAGGCCTATGGGCCGGACAACGTGCTGGTGAACACCGTCGCCCCGGCCTTCATCGCATCGCCGATGACGGATGCCATGATGCGCAACCGAGCCGAGGAACGCGGCGAAAGCTTCGAGGAGGCGATCGAGTCCTTCCTGAAGGAGAACCGCCCCGGCATGGCCCTGAACCGCCGCGGCGAGGCCGAAGAGGTCGCGGCCGTGATCGTGTTCCTTTGCTCGCAGCAGGCCAGCTTCGTGAACGGCGCCAATTACCGCGTCGATTCCGGCGCCGTGCTGACGGTCTAA
- a CDS encoding glycoside hydrolase family 15 protein, translated as MLDDLRHGICDTARTHDPRRREDGFLPLDGYGALGEGRSVALSGEDGSVDWWCVPQMDSPPLFDRLLDPAEGGYFAIQPVGAFQTRRAYRRNSNVLETWFTTEDGEAVLTESLNSSTAGRLPWAELARRVECTRGYMRFRVVLRLGRRAGTVSPFMSRIGGKAVFHAGDVLGLLLTGPRVSIETASDDGVAAALSLSEGEREILAIVAGEGEPLVVPDLADIDARIDTSDEEWRQWSSHFRDGDGYAAFMLRNALALKILLFSPTGAIAAAGTTSLPERIGGDKNYDYRAAWIRDAGYTINAFMRIGAEAEAKAALTWLLKMMEVHGTAVCFSLNGKAIGEERFIEVPGYRHSSPVRVGNRAGDQFQHSTYGDIFQTVSAFLQAGNILDPGNAARLSDLADECANRWRSKDSGIWELPELRHYTTSKISCWQALTRAVELADAGQLPTTCRDRWEREAGRIRHWIEENCWSEELGAYVMYPGSTALDASITLAVRFGFPSHDRLRRTLDAVDRHLGAGPFHYRYGGMDKEEGCFIACSFWMILARALLGEADEARRRFDVLEELLGRGPGIYPEMIDPETGEWLGNLPQGLSHLAALQAAGALCDAE; from the coding sequence ATGCTGGACGATCTACGCCACGGGATCTGCGACACGGCCCGGACCCATGACCCCCGCCGCCGCGAGGACGGCTTTCTGCCACTCGACGGGTATGGCGCATTGGGGGAGGGCCGCTCCGTCGCGCTGAGCGGCGAGGACGGTTCGGTCGATTGGTGGTGCGTGCCGCAGATGGATTCGCCCCCGCTGTTCGACCGGCTGCTGGACCCGGCCGAGGGCGGATATTTCGCGATCCAGCCCGTCGGCGCGTTCCAGACCCGGCGCGCCTATCGCCGCAACAGCAACGTGTTGGAGACGTGGTTCACCACCGAGGATGGCGAGGCGGTGCTGACGGAATCGCTCAACAGCAGCACGGCGGGGCGGCTGCCTTGGGCCGAACTGGCCCGGCGGGTGGAATGCACGCGCGGGTATATGCGCTTTCGCGTGGTGCTGCGGCTGGGGCGGCGGGCGGGCACGGTCTCGCCCTTCATGTCGCGGATCGGCGGCAAGGCGGTCTTTCATGCGGGCGACGTGCTGGGCCTCTTGCTGACCGGCCCCCGCGTCAGCATCGAAACGGCCAGCGATGACGGCGTCGCCGCCGCGCTGTCCCTGTCCGAGGGGGAGCGCGAGATCCTCGCCATCGTCGCGGGCGAGGGGGAGCCGCTGGTCGTGCCGGACCTTGCCGATATCGACGCGCGGATCGACACGTCGGACGAGGAATGGCGGCAGTGGTCGTCACATTTCCGCGATGGGGACGGCTATGCCGCCTTCATGTTGCGCAATGCGCTGGCGCTGAAGATCCTGCTGTTCTCGCCCACCGGGGCGATCGCGGCGGCGGGGACGACCTCGCTGCCCGAACGGATCGGCGGCGACAAGAACTACGACTACCGCGCCGCGTGGATCCGCGACGCGGGATACACCATCAACGCCTTCATGCGCATCGGCGCCGAGGCCGAGGCCAAGGCCGCACTGACATGGTTGTTGAAGATGATGGAGGTGCATGGAACGGCGGTGTGCTTCTCGCTCAACGGCAAGGCCATCGGCGAGGAGCGGTTCATCGAGGTGCCCGGCTATCGCCATTCCAGCCCGGTGCGCGTGGGCAACCGTGCGGGGGATCAGTTCCAGCACAGCACCTATGGCGATATTTTCCAGACGGTTTCGGCCTTTTTGCAGGCGGGCAACATCCTCGATCCCGGCAATGCCGCGCGGCTGTCGGATCTTGCGGACGAATGCGCCAACCGCTGGCGCAGCAAGGACAGCGGCATCTGGGAACTGCCGGAACTGCGCCATTACACCACCTCCAAGATCAGTTGCTGGCAGGCGCTGACCCGGGCGGTGGAACTGGCCGATGCGGGCCAGCTTCCCACCACCTGCCGCGACCGGTGGGAGCGGGAGGCGGGCCGCATCCGCCACTGGATCGAGGAGAATTGCTGGTCCGAAGAGCTTGGCGCCTATGTCATGTATCCCGGCAGCACGGCGCTGGATGCGTCGATCACGCTGGCGGTGCGCTTCGGGTTTCCCAGCCATGACCGGCTGCGCCGCACGCTCGATGCCGTGGACCGGCATCTGGGGGCGGGGCCGTTCCATTACCGCTATGGCGGGATGGACAAGGAAGAGGGCTGCTTCATCGCCTGCTCCTTCTGGATGATCCTTGCCCGTGCCCTGCTGGGGGAGGCCGACGAGGCCCGCCGCCGGTTCGATGTGCTGGAGGAGCTTTTGGGCCGCGGGCCGGGCATCTATCCCGAGATGATCGATCCCGAGACCGGCGAATGGCTGGGCAACCTGCCGCAGGGCCTGTCGCATCTGGCGGCGTTGCAGGCGGCGGGCGCGCTCTGCGACGCCGAATAG
- a CDS encoding P1 family peptidase, which yields MTRPRLRELGIAIGRHPCGPLNAITDVAGVSVGHSTVRDGDRIRTGATAILPHGGNLFQDKVPAGLAVLNGFGKLAGATQLRELGEIETPILLTNTLATGRAVEASLAWTLRQPGNERVTSVNPIVGETNDSRLNDIRAGRPTTDEIAAALSAARPGSVAEGAVGAGTGTVAFGLKGGIGTASRRAGAWTLGVLVQSNFGGLLRIDGRPVSSDPAHDRDGSIMIVLATDAPLGDRNLRRLAERAFGGLARTGAALSNGSGDYAIAFSTSPSARRTPDRRAGPAMIEELGNDAMSPLFECAIEAAEEAILNSLCAAEDTDGWNTAEARPAHIPALAIPLRWL from the coding sequence ATGACCCGTCCCCGCCTCAGAGAGCTTGGCATCGCCATCGGCCGCCATCCCTGCGGACCGCTGAACGCGATCACCGATGTGGCGGGCGTATCGGTCGGCCATTCCACGGTGCGTGACGGCGACCGCATCCGCACCGGGGCGACGGCGATCCTGCCGCATGGCGGCAACCTCTTTCAGGACAAGGTTCCGGCGGGGCTGGCCGTTCTTAACGGCTTCGGCAAGCTGGCCGGCGCGACGCAACTGCGCGAATTGGGGGAGATCGAGACCCCGATCCTGTTGACCAACACCCTCGCCACCGGCCGCGCGGTAGAGGCCTCCTTGGCATGGACGCTGCGCCAGCCAGGAAATGAGCGTGTCACCTCCGTCAATCCCATCGTGGGGGAGACGAACGATTCCCGCCTGAACGACATCCGCGCCGGTCGTCCCACGACCGACGAGATCGCCGCCGCGCTGTCGGCCGCCCGCCCCGGCTCCGTGGCCGAAGGTGCGGTCGGGGCCGGTACGGGAACGGTGGCGTTCGGGCTGAAGGGCGGGATCGGCACTGCCTCGCGCCGCGCGGGGGCATGGACGCTGGGCGTGCTGGTTCAAAGCAATTTCGGCGGCTTGCTGCGGATCGACGGGCGCCCGGTATCCTCGGACCCGGCACATGATCGCGACGGCTCCATCATGATCGTGCTGGCGACGGATGCGCCCCTTGGGGATCGGAACCTGCGGCGGCTGGCCGAACGTGCCTTCGGCGGCCTTGCCCGCACCGGGGCCGCGCTGTCGAACGGATCGGGGGATTACGCCATCGCCTTTTCGACCTCGCCCAGCGCCCGCCGCACCCCGGACCGCCGCGCCGGCCCCGCAATGATCGAAGAGTTGGGCAACGACGCCATGTCCCCCCTCTTCGAATGCGCGATCGAGGCGGCGGAGGAGGCGATCCTCAACTCCCTCTGCGCGGCCGAGGATACGGATGGCTGGAACACCGCCGAGGCGCGCCCCGCCCATATCCCGGCGCTGGCGATCCCGCTGCGCTGGCTCTGA
- a CDS encoding type 1 glutamine amidotransferase domain-containing protein: protein MALDGKTVAILIAPQGTEEVEFTKPKEALEQAGASVVVVSLKDGPAKAVNGDLEPGGEHAVHKTIGQVRAEDFDGIVIPGGTVGADRLRADKGVVALVHEMVAQGKPVAAICHGPWVLVEAGIVKGRELTSFPSLQTDIRNAGGTWTDAEVVTDSGLVTSRKPDDLPAFCAKLVEEIGEGRHSKMARSA from the coding sequence ATGGCACTTGATGGAAAAACCGTCGCGATCCTGATCGCCCCCCAAGGCACCGAAGAGGTGGAATTCACCAAGCCGAAGGAGGCGCTGGAACAGGCCGGGGCCTCCGTCGTCGTGGTCAGCCTGAAGGACGGCCCGGCCAAGGCCGTGAACGGCGATCTGGAACCGGGCGGCGAACATGCCGTCCACAAGACGATCGGACAGGTCCGCGCCGAGGATTTCGACGGCATCGTCATTCCGGGCGGCACCGTGGGTGCGGACCGGCTGCGGGCCGACAAGGGCGTCGTCGCGCTCGTCCATGAGATGGTGGCGCAGGGCAAACCCGTCGCCGCGATCTGCCACGGCCCGTGGGTGCTGGTGGAGGCCGGCATCGTGAAGGGCCGCGAGCTGACATCCTTCCCGTCCCTGCAAACCGACATCCGCAATGCGGGCGGCACATGGACGGATGCGGAGGTCGTGACCGATAGCGGCCTCGTCACCAGCCGCAAGCCCGATGACCTGCCCGCCTTCTGCGCCAAGCTGGTCGAGGAAATCGGGGAGGGCCGCCATTCCAAGATGGCGCGCAGCGCCTGA